In the genome of Deinococcus deserti VCD115, one region contains:
- a CDS encoding ABC transporter substrate-binding protein, whose protein sequence is MRLKISLLAGLALMVGSAAQARTLSDIKASGVLKVATSADFEPFNYMKGGVAKGFEVDLAEQVARQMGLRIEWVVRPFDGLLKEVNDRPKEIDVVIASHAINSTRAKTVEFASPHYCTGGVILTRKGGPLTTKALAGKKLGAEAGSTYFSFLRKLPFDKSVQVYNSSLAVTTAVATGQVAAIVTDRFAAIEAQKTFPKAGLVLGETLWKEQIAMAFAKGNTELKTAVNAALHQVETNGGSAQLSRKYFGQNIGC, encoded by the coding sequence ATGCGTTTAAAGATTTCGTTGCTGGCTGGGCTGGCATTGATGGTAGGAAGTGCCGCTCAGGCCCGCACGCTCAGTGACATCAAAGCCAGCGGCGTATTGAAGGTTGCCACAAGCGCTGATTTCGAGCCGTTTAACTACATGAAAGGTGGCGTCGCCAAGGGGTTTGAAGTGGACCTCGCAGAGCAGGTGGCCCGGCAGATGGGCCTGCGCATCGAGTGGGTCGTGCGGCCGTTCGACGGATTGCTCAAGGAAGTGAACGACCGCCCAAAAGAAATCGACGTGGTCATCGCCTCGCACGCTATTAACAGCACCCGGGCAAAGACCGTGGAATTTGCGTCACCGCACTACTGCACAGGCGGTGTCATCCTGACCCGTAAGGGTGGCCCGCTGACAACCAAGGCACTGGCCGGAAAGAAGCTGGGCGCTGAAGCTGGCAGTACGTACTTCAGCTTCCTGCGTAAGCTGCCGTTCGACAAGAGCGTGCAGGTTTACAACTCCAGTCTGGCAGTCACCACCGCTGTCGCGACTGGTCAGGTGGCCGCTATCGTGACCGACCGTTTCGCTGCGATCGAAGCGCAGAAGACCTTTCCAAAAGCCGGCCTGGTGCTTGGGGAAACGCTCTGGAAAGAGCAGATCGCCATGGCATTCGCCAAAGGCAACACGGAGCTGAAGACCGCCGTGAACGCCGCGCTGCATCAGGTGGAGACGAATGGCGGTTCGGCGCAGTTGAGCCGCAAGTATTTCGGACAGAATATCGGGTGCTGA
- a CDS encoding ribokinase, translating into MILVAGSINIDFAVQVQALPAPGETVMGSAYLVSPGGKGANQAVACARAGAPVQFVGCAGSDAYGDQLREALQSDGIDTTSLRRVDGQTGAAFVTVGSDGENTIAVASGVNQALREADLPELNGVTHLILQLEIPLETVRAFAQAARRAGVHVTLNAAPAHPLDDELLGLVDLLIVNAGELEALCGAQAGAGLEYQLEVLSGRGPKAIVVTLGADGAAFWTNGRCHRSAAFAVQAVDTTGAGDTFVGVLVAALRHMDLTAAVQRASAAAALACTQRGAQISMPRLSAIERLLASTVR; encoded by the coding sequence ATGATCCTGGTTGCCGGCAGCATCAATATCGACTTTGCCGTGCAGGTCCAGGCGCTGCCCGCTCCAGGTGAGACGGTGATGGGCAGCGCCTACCTGGTGAGTCCCGGCGGCAAGGGGGCCAATCAGGCGGTGGCCTGTGCGCGCGCCGGCGCCCCGGTGCAGTTTGTGGGCTGCGCCGGATCCGACGCATATGGCGACCAGCTTCGCGAGGCCCTCCAGTCTGACGGGATCGATACCACCTCCCTGCGCCGTGTCGACGGTCAGACCGGCGCGGCATTCGTTACGGTCGGGAGCGACGGTGAAAACACCATTGCCGTGGCGAGCGGCGTGAACCAGGCCCTGCGGGAGGCTGACCTGCCTGAGCTCAACGGCGTGACGCACCTGATCTTGCAGCTGGAAATTCCTTTGGAAACGGTCCGCGCCTTTGCTCAGGCAGCCCGCCGCGCAGGTGTACATGTCACCCTGAACGCAGCCCCGGCACATCCCTTGGATGATGAGCTGCTAGGGCTGGTGGACCTTCTGATCGTCAATGCCGGTGAGCTGGAAGCCCTGTGTGGTGCCCAGGCTGGCGCCGGTCTGGAGTACCAGCTTGAAGTGCTGTCCGGCCGTGGACCGAAAGCGATTGTGGTGACCTTAGGAGCGGACGGCGCCGCCTTCTGGACCAATGGGCGCTGCCACCGAAGTGCCGCATTTGCCGTACAGGCAGTGGACACGACCGGAGCCGGCGACACCTTCGTGGGTGTGCTGGTCGCAGCGCTGCGTCATATGGACCTGACCGCTGCGGTGCAGCGCGCTTCAGCCGCGGCCGCACTGGCCTGCACCCAGCGTGGCGCCCAGATCAGCATGCCCCGGTTGTCCGCTATCGAGCGGCTTCTCGCTTCCACTGTGCGCTGA
- a CDS encoding fucose isomerase, translating into MTISSLPLTEAYLVASGDMRLAANQQCWPAQAHMEAQLTQALSALGVKLTRAHDVDPQERHGFISSQRMGMDVFRRIPKDAPVIVAEAVWQYSHHVLAGLRAHRGPILTVANWSGQWPGLVGLLNLNGSLTKMNIDYSSLWSEDFQDEFFVSRLAEWVRTGRVTHDRTHVRSFDAQRVPEAHRTLGTQLAQSMLEQQAILGTFDEGCMGMYNAVIDDELLNPLGIYKERLSQSALYAGMQQVTDSEAEAALDWLLERGMQFAWGADPATELTRAQTLDQLKMYVAAMRIAAQFGCDAIGIQYQQGLKDLAPASDLAEGLLNNPERPPVHDARTGEELYAGQALPHFNEVDEGAAVDGLVTHHVWTALGLNPANTLHDLRWGEDHDGQFVWVLMISGAAPAAHFAGGYQGASSERQPPMYFAQGGGTLKGESRPGDLVWSRVYIQGGRLHVDLGLGRAVALPEAEVQRRWSLTTPQWPIMNAVLEGVSRDQMMAQHQANHIQVAYAPSRDAALEALNVKATLFDALGVDVHLCGFQA; encoded by the coding sequence ATGACCATATCCTCCCTTCCCTTGACTGAAGCCTATCTGGTCGCCAGCGGTGACATGCGCCTCGCTGCCAACCAGCAGTGCTGGCCGGCCCAGGCCCATATGGAGGCGCAGCTGACTCAGGCGCTCAGTGCGCTGGGCGTGAAGCTCACCCGGGCGCACGACGTCGATCCACAGGAGCGCCACGGCTTTATTTCCTCGCAGCGAATGGGGATGGACGTCTTCAGACGCATTCCCAAGGATGCCCCGGTTATTGTCGCTGAGGCCGTCTGGCAATACAGCCACCATGTTCTGGCTGGCCTGCGTGCACACCGCGGCCCCATTCTGACGGTGGCCAACTGGAGTGGGCAGTGGCCAGGACTGGTAGGGCTGCTCAATCTCAATGGCAGCCTCACCAAGATGAACATCGATTACAGCTCGCTCTGGAGCGAAGATTTTCAGGACGAATTTTTTGTTTCCAGGCTGGCCGAATGGGTCCGGACAGGTCGGGTGACCCATGACCGCACGCATGTCCGGTCGTTTGACGCTCAGCGCGTGCCCGAGGCGCACCGGACCCTGGGCACCCAGCTGGCCCAAAGCATGCTGGAGCAACAGGCCATCCTGGGCACTTTCGACGAAGGCTGCATGGGCATGTACAACGCTGTTATTGACGACGAGCTGCTCAATCCTCTGGGGATCTACAAGGAGCGGCTCAGCCAGTCGGCCCTGTATGCCGGAATGCAGCAGGTAACAGACAGTGAGGCCGAGGCGGCCCTGGACTGGCTGCTCGAACGAGGGATGCAGTTCGCCTGGGGCGCGGACCCGGCCACCGAACTGACCCGCGCCCAGACCCTTGACCAGCTCAAGATGTACGTGGCTGCCATGCGCATCGCCGCGCAGTTTGGCTGTGACGCGATCGGGATCCAGTACCAGCAGGGCCTCAAGGACCTCGCTCCAGCCAGCGACCTGGCTGAAGGACTGCTGAATAACCCTGAGCGTCCACCCGTGCACGACGCCCGGACTGGCGAGGAGCTCTACGCTGGTCAGGCGCTGCCACATTTCAACGAAGTGGATGAAGGAGCGGCGGTGGACGGTCTGGTGACCCATCACGTCTGGACGGCGCTGGGCCTGAATCCTGCCAACACCCTTCATGACCTGCGGTGGGGCGAAGACCATGACGGACAGTTCGTGTGGGTTCTGATGATTTCCGGCGCGGCTCCAGCGGCTCACTTTGCAGGTGGATATCAGGGAGCGTCCAGTGAGCGCCAGCCGCCGATGTACTTTGCCCAGGGGGGCGGCACGCTGAAAGGGGAGAGCCGGCCCGGTGACCTGGTCTGGTCGCGGGTTTATATTCAGGGCGGCCGGTTGCACGTGGACCTGGGCCTGGGACGGGCGGTGGCCCTGCCGGAGGCAGAAGTGCAGCGTCGCTGGTCTCTCACGACACCCCAGTGGCCGATAATGAATGCGGTGCTGGAGGGGGTAAGCCGGGACCAGATGATGGCGCAGCACCAGGCCAACCATATTCAGGTGGCCTACGCGCCCAGCCGGGACGCGGCCCTGGAAGCGCTCAACGTCAAGGCCACGCTGTTCGACGCGCTGGGTGTGGACGTCCATCTGTGCGGATTCCAGGCGTGA
- a CDS encoding class I SAM-dependent methyltransferase: MHPSETGPVFAGSIPSVYAQYLVPLIFESYAADLASRVAGHQPARVLEIAAGTGVVTRQLAHALPPGTSIVASDLSQPMLDQAALAGTERPVEWKQADAQHLPFPDASFDVVVCQFGVMFFPEKARAFAEVRRVLRPHGEFVFNVWDRIEENEFPQTIVQAISTLLPEDLLPFITRIPYGYHDPVVIARDLAAGGFTETPAITFLTALSRAGSPDIPAVAFCQGTPMRDELEERGPTTLAQATDLATAAIAARFGPGDVTGKLRALVVSVKRDAPAVHR; the protein is encoded by the coding sequence ATGCATCCTTCAGAGACCGGTCCCGTGTTCGCAGGCTCGATCCCATCAGTTTATGCGCAGTACCTGGTGCCGCTCATTTTTGAATCCTACGCTGCTGATCTGGCTTCCCGAGTGGCCGGACACCAGCCGGCCAGGGTTCTGGAGATTGCCGCAGGCACGGGTGTTGTGACCCGCCAGCTTGCCCACGCTTTGCCACCGGGAACCTCGATTGTGGCTTCCGATCTCAGCCAGCCGATGCTCGATCAGGCGGCATTGGCGGGAACAGAGCGGCCCGTCGAGTGGAAGCAGGCGGACGCCCAGCACCTCCCGTTTCCTGACGCATCGTTTGACGTGGTGGTTTGTCAGTTCGGGGTCATGTTTTTTCCAGAGAAAGCGAGGGCATTCGCGGAAGTCAGGCGGGTGCTCCGTCCTCACGGCGAGTTTGTATTCAATGTCTGGGACCGGATCGAAGAAAACGAATTTCCTCAGACCATCGTCCAGGCAATCAGTACTCTCCTCCCGGAGGATCTATTGCCTTTCATCACCCGGATCCCCTATGGGTATCACGATCCTGTCGTCATCGCTCGGGACCTTGCGGCTGGGGGGTTCACCGAGACGCCTGCAATCACGTTCCTGACTGCACTCAGCCGCGCGGGTTCACCGGATATACCCGCTGTGGCGTTCTGCCAGGGTACGCCTATGCGGGATGAACTGGAGGAACGGGGGCCTACAACACTCGCACAGGCCACTGACCTTGCGACCGCTGCGATAGCCGCCCGTTTCGGGCCGGGTGACGTGACT
- a CDS encoding FGGY-family carbohydrate kinase, with amino-acid sequence MTAGSPVLLGLDIGTYSSKGVLVGVDGRIVAQHVIAHQISMPAPGHVEQDADAVWWGDAQTLIRTLLQGVDPARVVGVACSAIGPTLLPLDERGAPLRPGILYGVDTRAGAQIDAMNHDLGEDQVFLHSNMALTSQAIGPKIRWLREHEPALWARTRTLTTASSYLVYRLTGRHVMDHHTGAHFMPLYDPRTRQWSETFRAAVLADRGLDLLPDLAWSDERAGVVTAEAGALTGLRPGTPVAVGTVDALAEAISVGATQPGDLMVMYGSTTFFVLVQTAPTPDPRVWSVGGAFPGQVNLAAGMGTTGSLTRWMADEFARELPTDQAYDALFAEAARIDPGADGLLMLPYLSGERTPINDPRARGVIAGLTLTHTRGHLFRAALEGVGFGIRHNLEAFSDLGADIRRVIAVGGGTKGRVWLQIVSDITGVSQEMAQISLGASYGDAFLAGRAAGVLAPEELQRWIQPAEPVVPNMAAKRTYDRLYPLYRDLYTTTASTVHALSQ; translated from the coding sequence GTGACCGCGGGCAGTCCCGTACTGCTCGGGCTGGACATTGGAACCTACTCGAGTAAGGGTGTTCTGGTCGGTGTAGACGGACGCATTGTTGCCCAGCATGTCATCGCGCACCAGATTTCGATGCCCGCGCCCGGTCATGTGGAACAGGATGCAGACGCGGTGTGGTGGGGAGATGCCCAGACCCTGATCCGCACGCTCCTGCAAGGCGTTGATCCTGCTCGTGTGGTCGGAGTGGCATGCAGCGCCATCGGGCCGACTCTGCTGCCGCTGGACGAGCGCGGGGCTCCTTTGCGGCCCGGCATCCTCTACGGGGTGGATACTCGCGCTGGGGCCCAGATCGACGCCATGAACCATGACCTGGGAGAGGACCAGGTGTTTCTCCACAGCAATATGGCCCTGACCAGCCAGGCCATCGGCCCCAAAATCCGCTGGTTGCGCGAGCATGAGCCTGCGCTCTGGGCCAGGACCCGAACGCTGACAACGGCAAGCAGTTACCTGGTGTACCGCCTGACCGGACGGCACGTGATGGACCATCATACGGGCGCGCACTTCATGCCCCTGTATGACCCGCGCACGCGGCAGTGGTCCGAGACCTTCCGCGCCGCTGTGCTCGCTGACCGGGGCCTTGACCTCCTGCCGGACCTGGCATGGAGTGATGAGCGGGCGGGCGTGGTCACAGCGGAGGCGGGCGCGCTGACTGGCCTGCGTCCGGGCACCCCCGTAGCGGTGGGCACGGTGGACGCGCTGGCCGAAGCCATCAGCGTCGGGGCGACCCAGCCAGGCGACCTGATGGTCATGTATGGCTCGACCACATTTTTCGTGCTGGTGCAGACGGCCCCGACCCCGGACCCGCGGGTGTGGTCGGTGGGCGGAGCTTTTCCAGGTCAGGTTAATCTCGCGGCGGGGATGGGAACCACCGGCAGCCTGACCCGCTGGATGGCCGACGAGTTTGCCCGTGAACTGCCCACCGATCAAGCGTATGACGCACTCTTCGCTGAGGCCGCCCGGATCGATCCAGGTGCTGACGGTCTGCTCATGCTGCCCTATCTCAGTGGTGAGCGGACGCCGATCAACGATCCCCGCGCGCGTGGCGTGATCGCGGGTCTGACGCTGACGCATACACGCGGTCATCTGTTCAGGGCGGCACTTGAGGGCGTGGGATTTGGCATTCGTCACAACCTGGAAGCCTTTAGCGACCTGGGTGCAGATATCCGCCGGGTCATTGCTGTGGGTGGCGGCACGAAAGGCCGGGTCTGGCTTCAGATCGTCAGTGACATCACTGGCGTTTCACAGGAGATGGCGCAGATCAGTCTCGGTGCGAGTTATGGCGACGCGTTCCTGGCGGGACGGGCAGCGGGGGTGCTTGCCCCTGAAGAGCTGCAGAGGTGGATCCAGCCGGCTGAACCGGTGGTACCGAACATGGCAGCCAAGAGAACGTACGACCGGCTCTACCCCTTGTACCGCGACCTGTACACCACGACAGCTTCAACGGTGCATGCGCTCTCTCAGTGA